The following DNA comes from Streptomyces spinoverrucosus.
TCGCGTGCGGGCTGTGCGGGCCGGCCGGTGAAGGACTGGAGTACGGCCGCCAGGTCGTCCGGCAGGGATCGGCGCAGGTTGGCGGGGCGGAGCCAGACGCCCTCGCGGAGTTCGGCGAGCCGCAGGGCGGTCAGTCGGGCGCGCAGGTCGGCGCGTTCGGCAGGGCCGCGGCCGGTCGCGGTGATCACGACCATCTCCCAGTCGCCGTCCCACGCGCGCGTGCGGGGGTGCAGGGCGTCGTCCTGCCGGCGCCGGCGCTCCAGCAGCCGTTCGCCGATCCGGTAACCGGCGTCCGTACGCAGCAGATCCCCGGCGGCCGTCATCCGGCTGAGCGCGGCCCGCAGGGTGGAGCCGCCGACGCCGAAGGGCTGCACGGCACGGGCGAGGTCCCGCGCCGGCAGCTCGGGCGGGTGGGCGCCGAGCAGCAGGCTCAGCACGACGGACCGGGCCGACAGCGGGCGCAGTGCGGCCTCGCCGGTCCGGGCGGGCTCGTCGATGCGCATGGGCACGTACTGTACGGGGCGGATTTCTGTGTTGCAGTATTGCTGCGGTCGTAGCGGCAGTGCAACACTCGCCGCA
Coding sequences within:
- a CDS encoding PaaX family transcriptional regulator C-terminal domain-containing protein, with translation MRIDEPARTGEAALRPLSARSVVLSLLLGAHPPELPARDLARAVQPFGVGGSTLRAALSRMTAAGDLLRTDAGYRIGERLLERRRRQDDALHPRTRAWDGDWEMVVITATGRGPAERADLRARLTALRLAELREGVWLRPANLRRSLPDDLAAVLQSFTGRPAQPARDLACALWPLDAWTAAARALLDHIARVERPADRLTVFAAVVRHLLADPVLPSELLPADWPGTALRTAYADYQRELTRALRRT